A window from Dysidea avara chromosome 2, odDysAvar1.4, whole genome shotgun sequence encodes these proteins:
- the LOC136247426 gene encoding uncharacterized protein isoform X30 — protein MADYSMMEEVVSTCPTKKCQHCGQQCAIAFRSCPSCNENFPDCLKRQANGPVRQHPSSLVTIMQKKANQLNQLGYDIFILGHKRNAVNPSHINFTTPGIAKEFVKDYPKLFEGWKTYCSSKSRGQNSNHQVGLSTAGENEIGLTQTATQSQVGLTQTATQGQVGLTQTATEDQELTQTATQIQVGLTQTATQSQGLTQTATEGQGLTQTATQSQGLTQTATQGQGLTQTATEGQVGLTQTATQGQVELTQTATQIQVGLTQTATQSQVGLTQTATQSQGLMQTQSQGLTQTATEGQVELTQTATQIQGLTQTATQSQGLTQSQVGLTQTATEGQVELTQTATQIQGLSQTQNQARRKRCRECDGCRATKCGNCKYCFHPSLKRACMMRKCINLN, from the exons ATGGCAGATTATTCTATGATGGAAG AGGTAGTTTCTACTTGCCCTACCAAAAAGTGCCAGCATTGTGGACAGCAATGTGCAATTGCCTTCAGATCCTGCCCCAGTTGCAATGAGAATTTTCCAGATTGCCTGAAACGCCAGGCAAATGGACCTGTTAGGCAGCATCCATCAAGTCTTGTTACTATAATGCAGAAAAAG GCCAACCAGCTCAATCAGCTGGGATATGATATCTTTATCCTCGGGCACAAGAGAAATGCTGTCAACCCATCTCATATTAATTTTACGACACCTGGTATAGCTAAAGAATTTGTTAAAGATTACCCTAAACTTTTTGAGGGGTGGAAAACATATTGCTCATCAAAATCACGAG GACAAAACAGTAATCATCAAG TAGGATTGTCAACGGCAGGAGAGAATGAAA TAGGGTTGACACAGACAGCTACACAGAGTCAAG TAGGGTTGACACAGACAGCTACACAGGGTCAAG TAGGGTTGACACAGACAGCTACAGAGGATCAAG AGTTGACACAGACAGCTACACAGATTCAAG TAGGGTTGACACAGACAGCTACACAGAGTCAAG GGTTGACACAGACAGCTACAGAGGGTCAAG GGTTGACACAGACAGCTACACAGAGTCAAG GGTTGACACAGACAGCTACACAGGGTCAAG GGTTGACACAGACAGCTACAGAGGGTCAAG TAGGGTTGACACAGACAGCTACACAGGGTCAAG TAGAGTTGACACAGACAGCTACACAGATTCAAG TAGGGTTGACACAGACAGCTACACAGAGTCAAG TAGGGTTGACACAGACAGCTACACAGAGTCAAG GGTTGATGCAGACACAGAGTCAAG GATTGACACAGACAGCTACAGAGGGTCAAG TAGAGTTGACACAGACAGCTACACAGATTCAAG GGTTGACACAGACAGCTACACAGAGTCAAG GGTTGACACAGAGTCAAG TAGGGTTGACACAGACAGCTACAGAGGGTCAAG TAGAGTTGACACAGACAGCTACACAGATTCAAG GGTTGTCACAGACACAGAATCAAG CAAGAAGAAAACGCTGCAGGGAGTGTGATGGCTGCAGGGCCACAAAATGTGGTAACTGCAAATACTGTTTTCACCCTTCATTGAAAAGGGCTTGTATGATGAGGAAATGTATAAATTTGAACTAG
- the LOC136247426 gene encoding uncharacterized protein isoform X3, producing the protein MADYSMMEEVVSTCPTKKCQHCGQQCAIAFRSCPSCNENFPDCLKRQANGPVRQHPSSLVTIMQKKANQLNQLGYDIFILGHKRNAVNPSHINFTTPGIAKEFVKDYPKLFEGWKTYCSSKSRGQNSNHQVGLSTAGENEIGLTQTATQSQVGLTQTATQGQVGLTQTATEDQELTQTATQIQVGLTQTATQSQGLTQTATEGQGLTQTATQSQGLTQTATQGQGLTQTATEGQVGLTQTATQGQVELTQTATQIQVGLTQTATQSQVGLTQTATQSQVGLMQTQSQVGLTQTATEGQELTQTATQIQVGLTQTATQSQGLTQSQVGLTQTATEGQVELTQTATQIQGLSQTQNQARRKRCRECDGCRATKCGNCKYCFHPSLKRACMMRKCINLN; encoded by the exons ATGGCAGATTATTCTATGATGGAAG AGGTAGTTTCTACTTGCCCTACCAAAAAGTGCCAGCATTGTGGACAGCAATGTGCAATTGCCTTCAGATCCTGCCCCAGTTGCAATGAGAATTTTCCAGATTGCCTGAAACGCCAGGCAAATGGACCTGTTAGGCAGCATCCATCAAGTCTTGTTACTATAATGCAGAAAAAG GCCAACCAGCTCAATCAGCTGGGATATGATATCTTTATCCTCGGGCACAAGAGAAATGCTGTCAACCCATCTCATATTAATTTTACGACACCTGGTATAGCTAAAGAATTTGTTAAAGATTACCCTAAACTTTTTGAGGGGTGGAAAACATATTGCTCATCAAAATCACGAG GACAAAACAGTAATCATCAAG TAGGATTGTCAACGGCAGGAGAGAATGAAA TAGGGTTGACACAGACAGCTACACAGAGTCAAG TAGGGTTGACACAGACAGCTACACAGGGTCAAG TAGGGTTGACACAGACAGCTACAGAGGATCAAG AGTTGACACAGACAGCTACACAGATTCAAG TAGGGTTGACACAGACAGCTACACAGAGTCAAG GGTTGACACAGACAGCTACAGAGGGTCAAG GGTTGACACAGACAGCTACACAGAGTCAAG GGTTGACACAGACAGCTACACAGGGTCAAG GGTTGACACAGACAGCTACAGAGGGTCAAG TAGGGTTGACACAGACAGCTACACAGGGTCAAG TAGAGTTGACACAGACAGCTACACAGATTCAAG TAGGGTTGACACAGACAGCTACACAGAGTCAAG TAGGGTTGACACAGACAGCTACACAGAGTCAAG TAGGGTTGATGCAGACACAGAGTCAAG TAGGATTGACACAGACAGCTACAGAGGGTCAAG AGTTGACACAGACAGCTACACAGATTCAAG TAGGGTTGACACAGACAGCTACACAGAGTCAAG GGTTGACACAGAGTCAAG TAGGGTTGACACAGACAGCTACAGAGGGTCAAG TAGAGTTGACACAGACAGCTACACAGATTCAAG GGTTGTCACAGACACAGAATCAAG CAAGAAGAAAACGCTGCAGGGAGTGTGATGGCTGCAGGGCCACAAAATGTGGTAACTGCAAATACTGTTTTCACCCTTCATTGAAAAGGGCTTGTATGATGAGGAAATGTATAAATTTGAACTAG